From Treponema sp. OMZ 787:
AAGTTGACTGCATTACAAACCGAAAACTATCTTGAAGACAGGGCAAAAAAAGGCTCCAAAGAAAAGTTTTTAGCAGTTTTAAATAAAGCTCCCGATATTGAGCCGGAAGAATATGATATGTAATTAATTGTTTTTCTACACCACAATCTGTAATTTTGCCTTAAGGGCGTTTTGCAATTCTTGCGAAAAATTCAGGTTTGCATTTTCGGCAGCTTCTGCAAGCCAGGCGGGAAGAGATACATTTTTTCTAAGACATTTATCTTGCTTGAGATATTTTTTGTCCGTTTTAATAAGAGTAATAAATTCCGCTTCTTTAGGTTTTTTAATATTAGCGAATTCTGTCGGTATAGGCAGCTTTTCATTATCTTTTAACATTAAGTGTATGCGTCCGGTTAAAGCCTCTTCAGCCATAACAAAAGCTTCCTGAAGTGTATCGCCGCAAGTAGCCAATTCCAAATCATAAAAATCTACGGAATACCCTCCTGTTTCGTCTTTATAAAATATTGCCGGATATAAATACATAATTCTTTATACACATTTATACACATTCCGTCAAGATTATTTTTCCCTCAAAATTTTCAAATTCAATGCTTGACAAATTACACTTTATACACTAGTATTATGCCTATGGTAAAACTAATTTTGAAGTGTTTGCAACTTAATTTTTCTCAAAGCTCAAATTTAACGGATAAAGCCATTGAGAAAAATGTTAGCCTAAGTTTACCCCCCCCCTCAATTTTCTTTATTAACTCTAATATCTCTAATCAATAGATTTTTAGTTTTATTCTACTTAAAAGAATTCTGTCTAAAGAATAGTGTTTTTATATCTTTAAATAGATTTCCTAATTATCAAAATGTTTCTTCACGAATAAATAATAAGTCGGCTAAAATATGTTTGATTGACCTGCCTTTAAATAGACTGGTAATGGAACCGATCGGCATTTTAGATAAAAATTCAATTGCAATGGAAAGGGATATTGCAAAAAGGAAGGATTAAATATGAAAAAAATATTGATAGTTTTTTTCTGTATTATGTTGATTTCTGTAAATATTTTTGCAGAAACTAAAGATTTATCAACCGGAAACGGTAACGGAGGAAAGAACAAGATAGGAGCTTGGCTGGGATTTCCTTTTATGGGTTTATCTTACTCACATGAATTTAATGATTTGATGGAGTTGGATTTACTTGTAGGAGTAACAGGACTTTTTCCTCTACGCCAAAAGTTAAATTTTAGAACAGGACTTCTTTTTACTGTATGGGAACCTGTAATCAAAGGACAAAAATGTCCTATGACAATAGGACCCGCTCTTGATGTTTACAGTGATATCGGATTAGTTGGAGGATTTTACTCAGCTGGAGTTCAAGTATTATGCCCTATTCGATGGGAAGTAAATTTTGAACAAAAGCCGGCATTCAACCTATTTATTGAAGCAGCTCCTTCTGTAGGATTCACCTACTATTTCAACGATATGAATGTTGCAAAAAACGGATTACTACAAAAATGGGTAAACAATAGAATGGCTATCGAGTTTATACCCCATATCGGTCTTGGGCTCCGATACCGCATTCCAAATAAAAAATAAATAAATCGTAGGCATATTTTTAAGTTCCATAAAAATATGCTGAACAGTTTATAAATCTATTACGCAGCTTACCTAAATTTATTCTATACCCCAACTTGCAATTTAGCTTTAAGGTAGTTTTATCTGATAATTGACAAATCAAAGCTTATCAATTAGTATGGTCTATCAAGAGGTGTTTAAAGATGAAAAAATTATTAGCAGGTTTTTTCTGTTTAAGTTTGATTTCCTCAACTATTTTTGCTGAATCCGATTTATCGGGAAACGGTAATGGAGGAAAGGACAAAATTGGAGCATGGCTTGGCGTACCTTTTATAGGCTTATCATATTCACATGAAATTAATAATTTTATGGAATTTGATTTACTTGCAGGCTCAACCGGAACGCCGTTTTTTGCTAGAATTGTAAATATACGCAGCGGACTTCTTTTTACTGTATGGGAGCCGGTAATTAAAGGCCAAAACTGTCCCCTTACAATTGGACCGGCTATTGATATTAACAGTTGGATGACAGTCTATATGCCTGCCAGTATTGGGATTTCATTATTATGCCCAATAAGGTGGGAAGTAAATTTTGAAAAAGTACCTGCATTTAATTTATTTATTGAAGCAGCCCCGGCTATAGGTTTTAGTTATTATTTCGGAGATAGGAATCACAGCTTTGCCCTAAACAATGAATCAAAATGGTTTAACAAAAAAATAAATGATCAAATGTCCATAAACTGGATACCGCATATAGGGCTCGGACTTCGATATCGTATTCAGAATAACTAAACCTCTTCCCCTAATCGCCTAGTTATGATAAAATAAGCAGCCGATAAATATTTATTGACTTGGAGGGAAGAATGCCGTATATTTTGGGAACAGCAGGACATGTGGATCATGGAAAAACAGCCTTGGTAAAAAGGCTTACAGGTATTGAAACGAGTCACTTACCTGAAGAAAAAAAGCGGGGAATGACGATAGAGCTCGGCTTTGCTTCGCTTGAAGATCCCGTTCACGGCACTGTCGGCATAGTCGATGTTCCCGGCCATGAGCGTTTTATCCGCAACATGGTTGCAGGTACCTGGGGTCTGGATGCGGCTCTTTTAATAGTTGCAGCCGATGACGGCTGGATGCAGATGTCCTCCGATCATTTGCGTGTACTAAAAGCCATGAAGATAGATTCCATCCTTCTTGTAATCACAAAATCGGACCTTGCCGAAAAGGACATGCTTGAGCTTCTTATCGAGGATGCCAATGCCCAATGCGAAAAAATAATCGGAAAGACGCTTCCTGCCGTTGCAGTATCTTCTCTTACCGGAAGCGGAATCGAAGAACTCAAAGCCGAAATTACAAAACTTCTTTCTTCATCAAAAAAGCAAACTCCCCCTACCCCCTTTTTATATGTCGACAGGGTTTTCGTCCTCAAAGGCATCGGAACCACAGTTACGGGAACATTAAGAGGAAAAGGATTACACTCAGGAGACAGCCTGCAAATCTATCCTTCAAACGAAGAGTGTAGGATTAAGTCGATTCAAAACCATCATAAGGATGTAGACAAAATAGAGCCCGGCACAAGGACAGCCCTCAACTTAAAGCTGGGCGAAAAAACAAATCTTGAAAGAGGAATGCTCTTAGCCCAAAAAGATTCAAACTTTATTTTAAGCGGAAAGGAACTTTTGGTGCGCATTGATGAGGTCTTTACAAACAAGGAGGGAGGCTTAAAAAATCACGCCGAAATCGAAATAGCCCTCGGAAGCGCCCATGCAATAGGCAGCATTCACTTAAACCAATTCGACAAGAGCTTGGGCCGCCTTTCTTTGAATGAACCCATAGCCTCGGCTTGGAATCAAAGGGCGGTTTTAATCAGGCACGGCGGAAGCGAAATTATAGCCTCGGTCAGGGTGCTCGCAAGTTTTCCGTCCTATAAAAGAATGCAGTTTAAGGAAGCCTTTGAGGTTTACAGGGATAAGGAGCTTCCTTCGATACACAGCTATCAGTTTAACATCGAGGGCTTTGTAGAAGATCCTAAGATCAAAACCGAGGAGCTTACCTCGGATAAGAGCGAGGTCGCAGAATACGGCTCTTGGCGTTTTCTAAAAAAACGGCTTGAGTTTTGGGAAAAGAAAATTTTAAAAACTGCTCAAGAAAGTCAGGCGGGCTTTACCCTAGAAGAAGTAGATTTACCTATTCCTCAAAAGGTAAAAACAATAGTCTTTAAAA
This genomic window contains:
- a CDS encoding type II toxin-antitoxin system HicB family antitoxin is translated as MYLYPAIFYKDETGGYSVDFYDLELATCGDTLQEAFVMAEEALTGRIHLMLKDNEKLPIPTEFANIKKPKEAEFITLIKTDKKYLKQDKCLRKNVSLPAWLAEAAENANLNFSQELQNALKAKLQIVV
- the selB gene encoding selenocysteine-specific translation elongation factor gives rise to the protein MPYILGTAGHVDHGKTALVKRLTGIETSHLPEEKKRGMTIELGFASLEDPVHGTVGIVDVPGHERFIRNMVAGTWGLDAALLIVAADDGWMQMSSDHLRVLKAMKIDSILLVITKSDLAEKDMLELLIEDANAQCEKIIGKTLPAVAVSSLTGSGIEELKAEITKLLSSSKKQTPPTPFLYVDRVFVLKGIGTTVTGTLRGKGLHSGDSLQIYPSNEECRIKSIQNHHKDVDKIEPGTRTALNLKLGEKTNLERGMLLAQKDSNFILSGKELLVRIDEVFTNKEGGLKNHAEIEIALGSAHAIGSIHLNQFDKSLGRLSLNEPIASAWNQRAVLIRHGGSEIIASVRVLASFPSYKRMQFKEAFEVYRDKELPSIHSYQFNIEGFVEDPKIKTEELTSDKSEVAEYGSWRFLKKRLEFWEKKILKTAQESQAGFTLEEVDLPIPQKVKTIVFKKLCDEKKIEKEAHIYKLSGRTGDDLSKNAKDLLDAAFKAGFEGIEIDKIKIPQARKEARDLIKLGKLICLENFLHYHTDFYKKTVNSLLAKYKPGDKFSIADAREVTGLSRKYILPILNLLEKEGKLKRQENDRIVL